A region of Drosophila suzukii chromosome 2L, CBGP_Dsuzu_IsoJpt1.0, whole genome shotgun sequence DNA encodes the following proteins:
- the LOC139353484 gene encoding uncharacterized protein: MNLLVNRFDNKVLHFQAHVQAIFGLKGVEKGSSKGLRELSDCMNSHLRAIRTLANTQRILDGLLIHIVTRKLDQRTREKWEEDLSITELSTWDAMESFLEKRCRMMENLDQALVTQTPGQQVGKNLHKYNQNTLIASATNSNHLTCLFCDARDHYLPKCPRFLNLSPNLRYREAKKLHLCLNCLRKGHSLQQCKSTHCKYCRMKHHSLLHMNHDPSATSTSFSSPSCDPSSSSQPLPSTSSALVSCSHTSSHPDHHLPSPPPKALNILPIDYVLLPTAIIYVRNRIGAFMPCRAILDSASQLNFITSRLASQLNLNHRRSQTSISGIGESSMISDKTVDILVQSRDASYRAAFTAVVTHSITDYQPHFNINATSWRIPQNISLADPNFNQSQRIDLLLGAGLFFEIISMGQIHLDRALPTLQNTKLGWIVSGGLSSNMPTHKSVLQASIKDPADYSDDTLSAIVKRFWEIEDFTSSKPSLLPEDLRCEQLFTENCIRLGNGQYSVRLLTTSGFESLGDSYCLARRRFKSLEAKLDRNPALKAQYSAFLREYIDLGHMSLVTKEPPETQFFLPHHCVHKQESTSTKLRVVFDGSAKTTSGSSLNDLLLAGPTIQQKIFNILLRFRFFKVALCGDICKMYRCVRVSYPDDFLQCIVWRESSRKELSVFKLNTVTYGTKPAAFLAIRAMHQLSYDEEESFPIGAKIVRRDFYVDDLISGGDSVEEVREIRRQVKELLSRGHFPIRKWCSNESAALKGESECDKEQLIKFHDGSDVAKALGLVWDPSSDQLLFHFSQLPINQRPTKRVALSTIAKFYDPLGLITPIITKSKIFLQSLWSANVDWDDALPEPILSSWGELTSQLSVVQNLKFPRFVLQPRASVELHGFCDASMSAYGACLYLRSETNGESKVHLLCAKSRVAPLKALTIPRLELSAALLLAELIVNAKEAIDFDCTFHCWSDSSIVLAWIRQPPREFNVFVSNRIAKIQEMTKDMSWHHVPTNLNPADVVSRGCTPRELLEHSLWANGPPFLLQGSSNWPSLLDSVKDLPERRSVALIGAVCIDSSSNCKFLNSFDKLQRVFAYIYRFISNCRAKSAPLKGRLSVEEINSGTVLLLRSIQQVNLAKEYGALSQGKPFPQKSKLVSLRPILGSDGLLRVGGRLQNANLNYDTRHPILLPKDHPVTKAIIVYYHEKYLHGGSQALLAALRQRYWPIGGRKFVASVINKCVRCFRMKPVTWEHVMGSLPANRVQPNPAFHTTGVDYCGPFYHKAEARNKAPHKCYIAVFVCFSTKAAHLEVVQDLTTDSFIAALRRFISLRGSPRTIWSDNATNFVGAKRELAELKELFLSEQHTASISSVCLADGIDWKFIPPRAPHFGGLWEAAVKSAKFHFYRVVGASILAIDELRTLAYEISAILNSRPLCPISENAESLEVLTPAHFLKGSSYTKFPEPGITHLREDRLSRWQRVTQMQQHFWKRWSSEYLSLLQERSKWRVETSNIKVGRIVLLKEDNVPPLRWQLGCIQEVIPGGDGVIRVAMVRTATGLIKRAVAKLAVLPIDSEIDGTLPLPTGGVCSEQIACA, translated from the coding sequence atgaatttgctggttaatcgatttgataataaagttttacactttcaggcacatgttcaggcaatattcggtttaaagggtgtcgagaagggatcttcgaagggtcttcgggagctgagcgattgcatgaattcgcatctgcgagcaattcgaaccctggccaatacgcaacgaattttggatggacttttaattcacatcgtcactcggaaactggatcagaggacgcgggaaaaatgggaagaggatttgtcaatcactgagctgtctacctgggatgctatggagtcgtttttggaaaagaggtgcaggatgatggaaaacttggatcaagccttggtaactcaaacaccaggccagcaggtgggaaaaaacttgcacaaatataaccaaaatacacttattgcatctgctactaactcaaatcatttgacatgcttattttgcgatgcacgggatcattatttgccaaagtgtcctcgatttttaaatttgagtccgaatcttcgatatagagaagcaaagaagttgcacctttgcctcaactgtttgcgcaaggggcatagtttgcagcaatgcaagtcgactcactgcaagtattgtcgcatgaagcatcattcattattacacatgaaccatgacccatccgcaacatcaacctcattttcatctccatcatgcgatccatcctcgagctctcagccattaccatctacttcatcagcattagtatcatgttcgcatacatcatcgcatcctgatcatcatttaccaagccctccacccaaagccttaaatattttgccgatcgactacgtgttgcttccaactgctattatctacgtcagaaatagaattggagcatttatgccttgccgagcaattttagattcggcctcccagctaaacttcataacctctcgcttagccagccaactaaacttgaatcacagaagatcgcaaacgtcgatttctgggataggagaatcttccatgatctctgataagactgtcgatattcttgtgcaatcacgggatgcaagctatcgagcggcattcacagcggttgtgactcacagtattactgattatcaaccccatttcaatataaatgcaacatcgtggaggataccgcaaaacatttcactcgctgaccctaatttcaatcaatcacaacgaattgaccttttactcggcgctgggttgtttttcgaaataatttctatgggacaaattcatttggatagggctttgccaactcttcagaacaccaagcttggttggatagtctctggagggttatcatcgaacatgccaactcataagtcggttttacaagccagcatcaaggacccagctgattattccgatgacacactttccgccattgtaaagcgattttgggaaattgaggacttcacttcgtctaagccatctttattgccggaagacttgcgatgtgagcaactttttactgaaaattgcattcgacttggaaacggccaatactctgttcgtctcttgaccacttccggattcgaatctttaggtgattcttattgcttggctcgtcgtcgtttcaagagtttggaagctaaattagatagaaacccagccctgaaagctcagtattcagcatttttgagggagtatatcgacctaggtcacatgtctcttgtaactaaggaaccgccagaaacacaattctttttgccccatcattgcgtacataagcaggaaagcacgagtacgaagcttcgtgtcgtttttgatggatctgctaaaacaacttctggtagctctctgaacgacttacttctggcaggaccaacaattcaacaaaaaatcttcaatatactgcttcgctttcgattttttaaagttgccctttgtggagatatctgcaagatgtaccgttgcgtgcgtgtttcgtacccggatgatttcttgcagtgcatcgtttggagagagagctccaggAAAGAAttaagtgtttttaaattgaacacggtgacttacggaaccaagccagctgccttcttggctataagggccatgcatcaactctcttacgatgaggaggaatcatttcctattggagcaaaaattgttcgtagagatttctatgtggatgatttaatatctggtggggactcagttgaggaggtgagagaaattcgtcgtcaggtgaaggaattactgtcgcgaggccactttccaattcgcaaatggtgttcgaatgagtcagcagccctgaagggagagtctgaatgcgacaaggagcagttaatcaaatttcacgatggatcggatgtcgccaaggcattgggactagtctgggatccatcttctgatcagctcctatttcatttttctcaactgccaatcaatcaacgacccactaagcgggttgcattgtcgacgattgccaaattctatgatccactcggtttaataactcctattatcacaaaatctaagatttttctgcaatctctatggagtgcgaacgtggattgggatgatgcactgccagagcccattctttcgtcatggggggagttgacctcacagttatcggtcgtacagaacttaaaattcccacgattcgtactgcaaccaagggcttccgttgagttgcatggattctgcgatgctagcatgtcagcttatggagcgtgtctatacttgcgatcggagaccaatggagaatcgaaagtccatctgctctgtgccaagtcaagggtagctccattgaaggccttaacaattccaagattagaactttccgcagcgcttttattggctgagctaatcgtaaacgccaaggaagccatagatttcgattgcacctttcattgctggtcggactcgtccattgtgttggcgtggattcggcaacctccgagggagtttaacgttttcgtatcaaacagaatcgcgaaaattcaggagatgacgaaagacatgtcttggcatcacgttcctacaaacttgaacccggcagacgtcgtatcgcgaggatgtaccccaagagaattgttggaacattccctttgggctaacgggcctccattccttctgcaaggctcgtcaaattggccgtccctgctagactcagtaaaggatcttccagagcgccgttctgtggctctaattggggccgtttgcatagacagttcatcaaactgcaaattcctcaactctttcgataagttgcagcgcgtatttgcatacatttatcgattcatttcaaattgcagagccaaatctgcgccgttaaaaggtcgactttcggtggaggagatcaactctggaactgtacttcttctgaggagcatccaacaggttaacttggcgaaggagtatggagctcttagccagggcaagccgtttccacagaaaagcaagctggtttcgcttagacctatactcggctccgatgggttacttcgcgtgggtggaaggcttcagaacgcaaacttgaACTACGAcacgaggcatccgatactgttgcccaaggatcatccagtcaccaaggcgatcatcgtttattatcatgagaaatatttgcatggaggatcgcaggcgctgcttgccgcattacggcaaaggtactggccgattggaggccgcaagttcgtcgccagcgttatcaacaaatgcgtccgatgtttccgaatgaagcctgttacttgggagcacgtcatgggtagccttccagcaaatagagtgcagcctaatccagcttttcataccacaggagtggactattgtgggccattctatcataaagcagaggccagaaataaggcaccccacaagtgctatatcgccgtctttgtctgtttttctacgaaggctgctcatttggaagtggtccaggatctcacgacggattctttcatcgcagcgctgaggagattcatcagccttagaggcagtccgcgtaccatttggagcgacaatgctacaaactttgtcggtgcaaagagagagcttgccgagctgaaagagctctttttgagcgagcagcacacagcatcgatatcttccgtctgtttagctgatgggatcgattggaagttcatccctccgcgtgccccgcacttcggtggtttatgggaggccgctgtgaagtcagctaaatttcacttctacagagtcgtcggtgcatccatcttagccatcgatgaattaagaactcttgcatatgagatttctgccatccttaactcccgtccactctgtccaatttcagaaaatgctgaaagccttgaggtgctaacaccggcgcatttcctgaagggttccagctacactaagtttcctgagcctggcattactcatctccgcgaagaccgcctcagcagatggcagcgggttacccagatgcagcaacatttctggaaaaggtggagcagcgagtatttgtccctacttcaagagaggagcaagtggcgcgtcgaaacgtctaacatcaaggttggacgcatagttttgcttaaggaggacaacgttccacccttgagatggcagcttgggtgcatccaagaagtcatacccggcggggacggagtcatcagagtagctatggtccgtacagctacgggtctgatcaagagagccgtcgccaagctagccgttctgcccatcgattccgagatagatggaaccttacctcttccaacggggggagtatgttcggagcagatcgcctgcgcctag
- the LOC108021234 gene encoding phenoloxidase-activating factor 2, whose amino-acid sequence MWFVYIVVLYLLGSLRPSISVFQNCAPEKQCVPYEQCNEGLTVDGKFYPDRSRTTLDGNCHYMEKCCNIQDILSTPGLPQEAANCPCGGRHDLWYYLRPLGYKQQEAKFGEFPWLVAVYGADTYLCSGALITPLAVITTAHCVQNVQEAGKLRVVAGEWDAAVELEPQPHQARSVVESLVHPNYTQMPMANNMAILLVDKDKPFQLAPNVQPICLPPPQMAYNYSQCYVSGWQRGDFGASAILPKRWTLYVLPPDQCRTKLRLSFLGRRHAHNDSLLCAGGDKGDFVCGDVDMTGVPLMCPLSGHDDRFHLAGLLTRTARCDGPQFLGIYTNVKLYRQWIDLKLRERDLDIRQYMV is encoded by the exons ATGTGGTTTGTTTATATTGTGGTACTATATTTGCTGGGCTCCTTAAGACCCTCGATATCGGTATTCCAGAACTGTGCACCTGAAAAGCAATGTGTGCCGTACGAACAGTGCAACGAGGGTCTAACGGTGGACGGAAAATTCTACCCGGATCGCAGTCGGACTACTTTGGACGGGAACTGTCACTATATGGAAAAGTGCTGTAATATCCAAGATATA CTCTCGACACCAGGACTCCCTCAGGAGGCGGCCAACTGTCCATGTGGGGGTCGCCATGATCTCTGGTACTATCTCCGACCGCTGGGCTACAAGCAGCAGGAGGCCAAGTTCGGGGAGTTTCCCTGGCTGGTGGCGGTCTACGGGGCGGATACGTATCTCTGCAGTGGGGCACTCATCACTCCGCTGGCCGTGATAACCACAGCTCACTGTGTCCAGAATGTCCAGGAAGCCGGTAAGCTTCGCGTGGTGGCCGGGGAATGGGATGCTGCCGTGGAGCTGGAACCCCAGCCACACCAGGCGAGATCGGTGGTTGAGTCGCTGGTGCATCCCAACTACACGCAAATGCCGATGGCCAACAACATGGCGATCCTGCTGGTGGACAAGGATAAACCCTTTCAGCTGGCCCCCAATGTGCAGCCCATCTGCCTGCCGCCCCCACAAATGGCCTACAATTATAGTCAGTGCTATGTATCCGGTTGGCAGAGAGGCGACTTTGGGGCATCAGCGATCCTGCCCAAGCGATGGACCCTCTATGTTCTGCCCCCCGATCAGTGCAGGACCAAGTTGCGATTGTCATTTTTGGGGCGACGCCACGCCCACAACGACAGCCTGCTCTGCGCCGGCGGCGATAAGGGTGACTTCGTCTGCGGTGACGTGGACATGACCGGAGTGCCCTTGATGTGTCCGCTCTCCGGACACGATGACCGGTTCCACTTGGCCGGCCTCTTGACCAGGACAGCCCGCTGCGATGGCCCACAGTTCCTCGGTATTTACACGAACGTCAAGTTGTACCGACAGTGGATCGATCTGAAGCTGAGGGAACGCGATCTCGATATACGGCAGTACATGGTGTAA
- the Nnp-1 gene encoding ribosomal RNA processing protein 1 homolog: MVTRKKPVKRSAEAAEIQVEDEEATQPKVAKEVMVVAQEVKIVRALACNDVAQRNRQIRKLRKWFKLRASSSFPFTEDDFMRIWKGLYYNMWMSDKPLVQEELAEQLAQMVDSFDGNTACSLAYFSAFMRTMCQEYFGIDQWRMDKFLMLTRRMVRYVLRLLKQSKWSPDLIAAFNSSMQLSVLAEQPKSRGMTMHYLDVFFEELAKAADGEITAAQVNLFLRPFVTYVATQRDAKLVAQCRTRVLYHLLYQSDLGREYSEKYNAWKLMGFPTASIDDIEKLDSGFDEEDDEGNAEEETPRATSLDPRAGNVDVHMPELPLNADCVLDELQTQLRTNDFNSKRRKGLRKLIQIFETYKGGEFPLGVRTMPKVEGQTLSEMVEQKVAAIDELEDEVFGTGRKLKKLNKSKRKRLLQSINFEEVDEHNYDEIIGKALPPELQKKAKHNAKVRSSINNAWVVEDVKESDATEDGKEEAKPKAKKAKKDDTPKPKKDEQSKKEGQPKPKKENAKPKKEEQPTPKAQKEEQSKTKKVEQPKSKEDQSDPKKEEQPTPKKEEQPKSTSKTETAGDDEATTATPQPTNGWEAPLEAGEQEIFVPSRKVQLKQANSKVQKSTPKQVARLQFATPQPGSAKRVRIMTKSNCSYPKSDYYRQLKLSPQLPYDADRLPGKSALKPHVLPGPIHPNFKGAKRLFNDTL; the protein is encoded by the coding sequence ATGGTGACGCGCAAGAAGCCAGTCAAGCGCAGCGCCGAGGCGGCGGAAATCCAGGTCGAGGATGAGGAGGCGACCCAGCCGAAGGTGGCCAAGGAGGTGATGGTGGTAGCCCAGGAGGTGAAAATCGTCCGTGCCCTCGCCTGCAACGATGTGGCCCAGCGGAATCGACAGATCCGCAAGCTACGTAAGTGGTTCAAGCTGCGGGCTAGTAGCTCCTTCCCCTTCACCGAGGATGACTTCATGCGCATCTGGAAGGGTTTGTACTACAACATGTGGATGTCGGACAAGCCGCTGGTCCAGGAGGAGCTGGCCGAGCAGCTGGCCCAGATGGTGGACAGCTTCGATGGCAACACTGCCTGCAGCTTGGCCTACTTTAGTGCGTTCATGCGCACCATGTGCCAGGAGTACTTTGGCATCGACCAGTGGCGCATGGACAAGTTTCTGATGCTGACCCGTCGCATGGTGCGCTACGTTCTGCGTCTGCTCAAGCAGAGCAAGTGGTCGCCGGACCTCATCGCCGCCTTTAACAGCAGCATGCAGCTTTCCGTGCTGGCGGAGCAGCCCAAGAGTCGCGGCATGACCATGCACTATCTGGATGTGTTCTTTGAGGAGCTGGCCAAGGCGGCCGATGGCGAGATCACCGCCGCCCAGGTCAACCTGTTTTTGCGTCCGTTCGTCACCTACGTGGCCACTCAGCGCGATGCCAAGTTGGTGGCCCAGTGCCGCACTAGGGTGCTCTATCACCTGCTCTACCAGAGCGACTTGGGGCGCGAGTACAGCGAAAAGTACAACGCCTGGAAGCTTATGGGCTTCCCCACCGCCTCCATTGATGACATCGAGAAACTGGACTCTGGCTTCGATGAGGAGGATGATGAAGGCAACGCCGAGGAGGAGACTCCTCGGGCCACATCCCTAGATCCCCGAGCGGGCAACGTAGATGTGCACATGCCAGAGCTGCCGCTCAACGCAGATTGCGTCTTGGACGAGCTGCAGACACAGCTTCGTACCAACGATTTCAACAGCAAGCGTCGTAAGGGGCTGCGCAAGCTCATCCAGATCTTTGAGACCTACAAGGGAGGAGAGTTTCCTCTCGGCGTTCGCACAATGCCTAAAGTGGAGGGCCAAACACTGTCGGAAATGGTGGAACAAAAGGTGGCCGCCATCGATGAGTTGGAGGACGAGGTCTTCGGTACCGGTAGGAAACTAAAGAAGCTGAACAAGTCCAAGCGCAAGCGTCTATTGCAGTCCATTAACTTTGAAGAGGTGGACGAGCACAACTACGACGAGATCATTGGCAAGGCCCTCCCTCCGGAGTTGCAGAAGAAGGCAAAACACAATGCAAAGGTGCGTTCAAGCATAAACAACGCCTGGGTGGTCGAGGACGTTAAGGAGTCGGATGCAACAGAAGATGGCAAAGAGGAAGCCAAGCCCAAGGCAAAGAAAGCTAAAAAGGATGACACGCCCAAGCCTAAAAAAGACGAGCAGTCGAAGAAGGAAGGGCAGCCTAAGCCCAAGAAGGAGAACGCCAAGCCCAAAAAAGAGGAGCAGCCCACGCCCAAGGCACAGAAGGAAGAACAGTCAAAGACAAAGAAAGTAGAGCAGCCGAAGTCCAAGGAAGACCAGTCCGACCCGAAGAAAGAGGAGCAGCCTACGCCCAAGAAGGAGGAGCAACCCAAGTCCACCTCCAAAACCGAGACTGCTGGTGACGATGAAGCCACCACCGCTACCCCGCAGCCAACAAACGGCTGGGAAGCCCCTTTGGAGGCCGGTGAGCAGGAAATCTTTGTTCCCTCGCGAAAAGTCCAACTGAAGCAGGCCAACAGCAAGGTGCAGAAATCGACGCCCAAGCAGGTTGCGCGACTGCAATTTGCAACTCCACAACCGGGAAGTGCCAAGCGAGTGCGCATAATGACCAAGAGCAACTGCTCCTATCCCAAGAGCGACTACTACCGCCAGCTGAAGCTGTCACCGCAGCTGCCCTATGACGCGGATCGTCTGCCCGGCAAGAGTGCCCTTAAGCCGCATGTGCTACCGGGTCCGATTCATCCTAATTTCAAGGGGGCCAAGCGGCTGTTCAACGACACGCTGTGA
- the Grx3 gene encoding glutaredoxin 3, whose translation MPVVNVTAAEEYQKYISTDKTTVALFAADWAEQCGQVKDALEELSKITGEKLQFISLNAEQFPEISMKHQIEAVPTVIFFAKGSAVDRVDGVDIAAISSKSKKLAESASSAAATGQTLEDRLKALINTAPLMIFMKGDRNGPRCGFSKQLIAIVNDTNLPYETFDILSDEEVRQGLKTYSDWPTYPQVYVKGELIGGLDIIKELLANKELEATLKG comes from the exons aTGCCCGTGGTGAACGTAACTGCCGCCGAGGAGTACCAGAAGTACATAAGTACCGACAAGACGACCGTGGCGCTATTCGCCGCCGACTGGGCGGAGCAGTGTGGTCAGGTGAAAGACGCGCTGGAGGAGCTGTCCAAGATTACTGGCGAGAAACTGCAGTTCATCAGCCTAAATGCCGAACAATTTCCAGAGATTTCCATGAAGCATCAG ATTGAAGCCGTGCCCACAGTGATCTTCTTCGCCAAGGGCTCTGCTGTGGACCGTGTCGACGGAGTGGACATTGCCGCCATCAGCAGCAAGTCCAAGAAGTTGGCCGAAAGTGCCAGCAGCGCGGCGGCAACGGGACAAACGCTGGAGGACCGCCTGAAGGCCTTGATCAACACGGCTCCGCTGATGATCTTCATGAAGGGCGACCGAAATGGACCGCGCTGCGGCTTTTCCAAGCAACTCATCGCTATTGTTAACGACACAAA TTTACCATACGAGACATTTGACATCCTGAGCGATGAGGAGGTACGCCAGGGTCTGAAGACCTACTCCGACTGGCCCACCTATCCGCAGGTGTACGTAAAGGGCGAACTAATTGGAGGACTGGACATCATCAAGGAACTGCTGGCCAACAAGGAGCTCGAGGCCACGCTCAAGGGCTAA
- the Tap42 gene encoding immunoglobulin-binding protein 1, with protein sequence MAEGNTAGGEDQKLSDIFLRGWNILDELEVTDLPFNGSEFQNKVKTAMGLFEQATVIVNQVSMFSANEMIDEVSTESLPFMLLPYFLGKLTTKINSPHSTQSLELGEIYFKDHLQRCQEYELCAGPKSQVAQADGQAQKSEQRELMEAAFNRNDKIAQYRRMKEIDEYMAKMRDAVKNKTADDEDKRAFFLKYLDKSIIDSKQELESLGVMKQLAQMRLARMAGGEADNEVDSFRPPNQHQPPSSSTSRGHGHSHGPGHHHHHQQAAKPKPLQPFIITRNATQKAVFGLGYPSLPILTVDEFYQQRVDEGIFPDEEKTAKMNQAQAIAAARDPNEQEDEEKAIEELQAEEDDPEYLDRMRRMDEYKDVVRRGDGNRHNRS encoded by the exons ATGGCTGAGGGTAATACCGCTGGCGGCGAGGACCAGAAGCTGTCGGACATATTTTTAAGGGGCTGGAACATCTTGGACGAACTGGAAGTTACCGACCTGCCTTTCAATGGCAGTGAATTTCAG AACAAAGTGAAGACGGCAATGGGCCTTTTCGAGCAGGCCACCGTCATCGTAAACCAGGTGAGCATGTTCAGTGCCAACGAGATGATCGACGAGGTATCCACCGAATCGCTGCCCTTCATGCTTCTGCCCTACTTCCTCGGCAAGCTGACCACCAAGATCAACAGTCCCCATAGCACACAGTCCTTGGAGCTGGGCGAGATCTACTTCAAGGACCACCTGCAGCGCTGCCAGGAGTACGAACTCTGTGCGGGCCCCAAATCACAGGTGGCTCAGGCGGACGGACAGGCCCAAAAGAGCGAGCAGCGGGAGCTGATGGAGGCAGCCTTCAATAGGAACGACAAAATAGCCCAGTATCGCAGGATGAAGGAGATCGACGAGTACATGGCCAAGATGCGGGATGCAGTCAAGAACAAAACGGCCGACGACGAAGACAAACGTGCGTTCTTCCTGAAGTATTTGGACAAGAGCATCATAGACTCCAAGCAGGAACTGGAATCGCTGGGCGTGATGAAGCAGCTGGCCCAGATGCGTCTGGCCCGAATGGCTGGTGGCGAGGCCGACAACGAAGTGGACTCTTTCCGTCCGCCAAATCAGCACCAACCTCCATCATCGTCCACCTCCCGAGGTCATGGTCACAGCCACGGACCCGgacaccatcatcatcatcagcaggCCGCCAAACCAAAGCCTCTGCAGCCATTTATTATCACTCGCAATGCCACGCAGAAGGCTGTGTTCGGCTTGGGCTATCCCAGTCTGCCCATCTTGACGGTGGATGAGTTCTACCAGCAGCGCGTCGACGAGGGCATCTTTCCCGACGAGGAGAAGACGGCCAAGATGAATCAGGCGCAGGCCATTGCGGCCGCCCGCGATCCCAACGAACAGGAGGACGAGGAGAAGGCCATCGAGGAGTTGCAGGCGGAGGAGGACGATCCCGAGTATCTGGACCGCATGAGACGCATGGATGAGTACAAGGATGTGGTGCGTCGCGGGGACGGAAACCGTCATAACCGTAGTTAA
- the LOC108005187 gene encoding DET1- and DDB1-associated protein 1 yields MSVKDFIKGLPIHDSTNFTHLSNEHGIRTSQKRASVYLPTEDEHSEQLIVMDKRCVLLRYLTQQWDKKTLQRKREHGGESGNGNGNSSTPNGNGTNSKKRPRLDPNELN; encoded by the coding sequence ATGTCCGTGAAAGATTTTATTAAGGGGCTGCCCATCCACGACTCGACCAATTTCACCCACTTAAGCAACGAGCATGGGATTCGCACCTCGCAGAAGCGGGCCTCCGTCTACCTGCCCACCGAAGATGAGCATTCCGAGCAGCTGATCGTGATGGACAAGCGCTGCGTCCTGCTGCGCTACCTTACCCAGCAGTGGGACAAGAAGACGCTCCAGCGCAAGCGTGAGCACGGTGGCGAGTCCGGAAATGGCAACGGCAACAGCTCCACGCCCAACGGCAACGGCACCAACAGCAAAAAGCGTCCTCGCTTGGATCCCAACGAGCTGAACTAG
- the ND-B22 gene encoding NADH dehydrogenase [ubiquinone] 1 beta subcomplex subunit 9 translates to MAQVPLAIVSHKRQVCSLYKRALRNLEAWYDRRNEFRYRAVQLRARFDENRCKDLGEGTQILACAQKELFETKHFQPRNFANSAGGCAFEREVIPPDWLLDYWHPLEKAQYPEYFAKREQRKKEYVAWWEKQHGKPDPKDLGHH, encoded by the exons ATGGCCCAAGTTCCCTTGGCAATTGTCTCGCACAAGCGCCAGGTGTGCAGCCTGTACAAGCGGGCGCTGCGCAACCTGGAGGCCTGGTACGACCGACG CAATGAGTTCCGCTACCGCGCCGTGCAGCTGCGTGCCCGCTTCGACGAGAACCGCTGCAAGGATCTGGGCGAGGGCACCCAAATCCTGGCCTGCGCACAGAAGGAGCTCTTCGAGACGAAGCATTTCCAGCCCCGGAACT TTGCCAACAGCGCCGGTGGCTGCGCCTTCGAACGAGAGGTGATCCCGCCCGACTGGCTGCTGGATTACTGGCATCCCCTGGAGAAGGCCCAGTACCCCGAGTATTTTGCCAAGCGGGAGCAGCGCAAGAAGGAGTACGTGGCCTGGTGGGAGAAGCAACACGGCAAGCCGGATCCCAAGGACCTGGGACACCACTAA